A portion of the Cryptomeria japonica chromosome 5, Sugi_1.0, whole genome shotgun sequence genome contains these proteins:
- the LOC131027109 gene encoding probable receptor-like protein kinase At1g11050 produces MKMGVEGFMVVLLLLYWAIFNVAVECPINFDYVTQMSWNASSCRSIQSTEELKNCGMALRSMLGVGLAQYLRDESAFQLPDNASAADCLTRFQQKLTFLGLRPNLVQLCFNDTSQFVSNPSSCAGIQTKKDWIDKVGTTALDTVCKGDLSAMPACHICHDSGEIVHRQLLGMIKDVTEEISTQCYYFACLYAIGVINEFGSMSRKSAGCILRVPFMHRNPTSHRQIVLYGFMGTAMGSIMLCSVGMCYYLWVKIKNRAKHRHWVETSRGLLKPNTGAVWFSLEQIMAATNNFSATNVIGEGGFGTVYRGTLSDGQQIAVKRIRNCTSEGDSEFINEVEIINSIRHRNLVVLRGFCVASDDTDGRQRFLIYDYLGNGSLDEHIFEERGKNRGDLNWEQRKNIAIGTAKGLCYLHFGVQPAIYHRDIKATNILLDDEMNACVADFGLARITTEGQSHLTTRIAGTHGYLAPEYALYGQLTDRSDVYSFGVVLLEIMSGRKALDTSVESSSDYLITDWAWKLVKTGKTIEILDKVISEKGAGDVMERFVLVGILCAHVMVAFRPSMVEALKMLEGEVDIPEIPDRPLPLLNQGAFDDGYYDSSIFSNSQSMQTFKSSG; encoded by the coding sequence ATGAAGATGGGAGTGGAAGGATTCATGGTGGTGCTGTTACTACTGTATTGGGCAATCTTCAATGTTGCAGTCGAATGCCCAATTAACTTCGACTATGTTACCCAAATGTCATGGAATGCATCATCCTGTCGATCGATTCAATCTACAGAGGAACTGAAGAATTGTGGAATGGCGTTGAGAAGCATGTTGGGTGTAGGCCTCGCGCAATATCTGAGAGATGAATCGGCATTCCAACTTCCTGACAATGCCTCTGCTGCTGACTGCCTGACCAGATTCCAGCAAAAGCTGACATTTTTAGGTCTTCGACCTAATTTGGTTCAGCTCTGTTTCAACGACACATCTCAGTTTGTCTCGAATCCGAGCTCGTGTGCCGGAATACAGACCAAGAAAGACTGGATTGACAAAGTGGGAACAACTGCATTGGACACGGTATGCAAAGGAGATCTCTCTGCAATGCCTGCCTGTCATATATGCCATGACAGCGGAGAAATCGTTCACAGGCAATTGCTGGGCATGATAAAAGATGTTACAGAGGAAATAAGCACCCAATGCTACTATTTTGCGTGCCTGTATGCTATTGGAGTGATCAATGAATTCGGATCCATGAGTAGAAAATCTGCTGGGTGTATACTCCGTGTGCCATTCATGCACAGAAACCCCACATCTCACAGGCAAATCGTCTTATACGGTTTCATGGGCACCGCAATGGGCAGCATTATGCTCTGTAGCGTAGGAATGTGTTATTATTTGTGGGTGAAGATTAAAAACAGAGCCAAGCACAGACATTGGGTGGAAACGAGCAGAGGGCTTTTGAAGCCCAATACTGGGGCAGTCTGGTTCAGCTTGGAACAGATCATGGCCGCCACAAACAATTTCAGTGCCACCAATGTCATCGGTGAAGGAGGTTTTGGGACAGTGTACAGGGGAACTCTTTCCGACGGTCAACAGATCGCTGTGAAGAGAATCAGAAACTGCACTTCCGAAGGCGATTCGGAGTTCATAAACGAGGTGGAGATAATAAACAGCATCAGGCACCGTAATCTGGTTGTTCTCAGAGGTTTCTGTGTTGCTAGCGATGATACAGATGGACGCCAGAGGTTTCTGATCTATGACTACCTGGGTAATGGCAGCCTCGATGAACATATTTTCGAAGAAAGGGGTAAAAACAGGGGAGATTTGAATTGGGAGCAGAGGAAGAACATAGCAATCGGGACTGCAAAGGGCTTATGTTATTTGCATTTCGGAGTTCAGCCTGCAATTTATCACAGAGATATTAAGGCCACTAACATTCTGCTGGATGATGAAATGAACGCCTGTGTGGCGGATTTTGGGCTTGCGAGGATTACCACAGAAGGGCAATCGCACCTCACTACACGAATTGCAGGTACCCATGGCTACTTGGCCCCTGAATATGCTCTGTATGGTCAGCTTACAGATCGAAGTGATGTGTACAGTTTTGGGGTTGTTCTGTTGGAGATTATGAGTGGGAGAAAGGCTCTGGATACATCTGTGGAATCCTCATCTGATTATCTTATCACAGATTGGGCTTGGAAGCTTGTGAAGACGGGGAAAACGATTGAGATCTTAGATAAGGTAATCAGTGAGAAAGGGGCAGGGGATGTTATGGAGAGATTCGTTTTAGTGGGGATTTTGTGTGCGCATGTTATGGTTGCATTCAGACCGAGCATGGTGGAGGCTTTGAAGATGTTGGAGGGAGAAGTCGACATTCCAGAGATTCCCGACAGGCCTTTGCCTCTTCTCAATCAGGGAGCTTTTGACGATGGATACTATGACTCTTCCATCTTTTCAAATTCACAGTCTATGCAAACATTTAAGTCCTCTGGTTAA